The Halotia branconii CENA392 region GTATCAGTTTTGGTGATAATTTTCAGCTTGGGTGTTTGCGATCGCCCTAATTCTGCTAATCCCTGATCTAAAACCGCAATCAGGACTTCAGGCGAACTAATTTCTCCGTCAATTAGAAAACTGCTAACTTGGTTGACAAATCCAGCTATAGCTGGTTTAGCCTCAGGCAGTAATTGTTGCCAAAAGTTACCTAAAAAAGTTAAATCTGGTTCTGTTGAAGAATCAAAACACAAATGTAGTAAGCGAACCAAAGACCCTTCTACTCGCAACACATGGGGTTCTATTAAGCTAGATGCGACACCTTCACTCACGAAAGGTTGCCAAAGATGAGCTATCTGCCATAGCCAATTGAGTTGACGCATTGATGAAGCTTCGCGCCAAGCAGTAGTTAACTGACTACATAGGTTTACTTTTGGAACTGCATGATCTGCTAACAATGGCGGTTTTTCTAGCAGCAAGATTTCTCTTTGAGAACTACCATCAGTTAGAGGAATTACTCCATATACCTGCGGTACATTTAAGCGATAAGGAATTAACCTTAAATAAGCTTTGATCTCAGGCAAATTTTCTAGCTCAGGCGCTTGAGGAACTAACCCAGGTTTAGTATCTAAAACAACAGATTTATTGATGACTAAATAGCGATCGGCTAATATTTCGCCAGGGCTACCCAGACTCAGACCATCTCCAACAGCCCAGAGGTAACGTTTAGGCAGGGGTGTGGAGCATCGCTGACAAAACTTATGAGTCAGGGGGTTGGTAGCCTGACAAAGTTCATTGGGGCAGTAGAGCGTTGCCGCATCATTTTCCATAGTGTTCGCAGTGATCAGCGATTGGCAATTTCTTCAACAGTGGTGACAGCGGCAATCTAGACCGCTGATGTTTTTGGAACTCGACGCATCTGGTTTGTTTGGGAGCGTGATTTTAGCTGGTAGACACCAGCAGATGCTAATACTTGACTTATTTACTTATGCAAATAACATACTCCTTAGTCAACCCTACAGCCTCATGATAGCTTCTCTAGCTCTGTGACTCTCCATCATCAACCACTAACTCTAACCCTGTCACCAAAGCATAACCCAGGTGCTTCTATAACTGTTTGTTTTTAATAAATTAGCTCACCACCAAGAGCCAGATTATGCCAATATTTCTTTAGTTTATTATTTATCCAGCATTAATTAAATTTGATTAAGAATTAAGAACGCTGAGGGGTCAGTCAATCTAGATTTTACATTATGTTAAATCCGGGGCATCAATTGCTGATTTGATTCAGTATTTGCTATGTTGACAAATGGAAAATTTTTTCACTTCATGATGCTGTCCTTAAAATAAACAAAAGCCACATAATTTGTCTCTAAGATTATAAGTATACTCACTGTTTAAATCATAAAAATACGTATCATTTTTTCTAATTGCAGTAAGTATTTATTTAAAATAATTGAAGTTTTTCAAGCCAAAAAAGTATTTATTAGGCGAATACATATCCCATATTCTATTCTGGCTAACTTTGTAATGAAAGCTTGATAGTGAGAGACTATAGCCATATTGAAGAACTACTTTAAGGGTTAAAACTGCTTACTAGGAAATCAACAAAATTCTTGTGGTAAACCATTAAAAAGTTAGGAGTGATAAAACTATCACCCCTAACTTGTCAGTTTTAAATCTACTTATTCTCGTCAACTGCAACTTGGGGAAGTCCCATGCTGTAGTTGGTGACACGAGCAGATAGATTGTAGCTGATTTCGCCTTTTTGTAGGAGCGATCGCAAATAATGCTCCAAGTCTGACCCAACGCGGCGTAAGTTATAGTCTGTTAGGTCTTCGCCACTAGATGCTTCTACCAATTCATCAAACTTGTGATAAATCTTTTGTAGGGCATCTTCATTCCAGTTGAATTCGTTGTCTGGGTCAACATCCAACGTTAAGACCTGATTACTAGGAATCAATTCGCCATCCCGGTCAATTTCTGCCGCAAAAATGCGAATGTGCCGGGTTGTGGACTTGAGCAGCATTGGGTTGTCCATAGAAAGGTGTAAGGTTCGAGTTGATTACACTGAAATCATTGTAAACGCTATGCCTGGGCTTAAATGCTCTCTATATCTTATGGTTTGATTACAACTTAATTATGTAAAGAGTTACAGCCGTAGCTTTTTGGCATAACAATGATGGGGTAAATTATTACCATTTTTGGAATAATCACAAATTTCCGATAATGGTCAAATTATTTTGCTCTAGCAGAACTTATCCAGTTTTTTATAGTCCTCAAGCCTAAAAGGCGCTAGAGTAAGATATTCTGCCGGAAGATGTTGACTTCAGGTGGATATTGTCCTGAAAAAGCAAAATTTTACTTTTGATAATTTTGTTTATCAAAATATCCTGAATTTTATGATGAAAAAAACGTACATCCAGTAATTTTACGTAATTATGTTACAGCTACCTCTGGCTTTAATAAAATCGAAAAACAACAGAGTTTTTACTTACGTGTAAACACCAAAATTTCAGTAAAATCTCAAACTATTCTTGACTTGAAGATAAAGTTGATGTAAAAAGCTTTAAAAAGCAGCAACAAGTTCTTACAGAAACTTTATTGTATGGAATCTTAAAAACTGAATAATAGTTATGGCTTGCCTAAACCATATCGGGTAGTGGAAGATTGCGATTTAGATGGTGTAGAGTCTAGCTAGAAAAAGTCACAGGAGAATGAAATGCAATACCAACTCTATGGATTGAAGAAAGATTCTTAACTTCAAGACGTGGATTCAAAAAAAATATAAATAATTTTGAATTTTGTTGAGGATATAATTTCCTCACTCCATGACCACTAAACCACAGGAATCCTCAAGACTATGAACTCGAAAGCATTACCACGCCAAATAAATAATATCGAAGTAGGTGTTTATGAGTGCGAAATACATCTCAAATTTCGGTTGATTGAAGAAAAAAGCTTATTGGGCGATCGCGAGCAACTCTTGCAAGTGCTATTAGACGCTTTAACTGAAGGGTCTGATGACTTTTTAGAGACGCTGCAAGCCTCTGTCAAAGCTCAAGAAGTCTCTGAGTTTAAAGCTTCACCCCAAATGCGTCGCCAAATGATGCGTTTACGCAATGCTATTGATAACAGCCAATAGTTGCTGACAATTTAATTTGAACTGTGAGTTTTTTCATTTATGGCGTTCCTTGGTTGTATACAATACACTCCAGTAAGGAAAAGGGGTTAGGAACTAGGGGCTAGGGGCTAGAGTGGTGTATTTTATCCATAAGAAAACCGCTATAGCTCATTTGTTCTAACCGTAGGTTTGGCTGGATATCTAACTTTGAGGCTACAAGCTGTTCGGTTACACTGTTCTTTTAGAAGCCGCAGAAAGCATCTACAAGGGATATTAGCCCTTAAATACAAAGGGCATCCTTGGGTGCGTATTAATTTAAGTATGACCTTGCTTTCAGAGTAGGTTATGGTCTTTAAAGATTAATCTTTAAGTGCAATTGTCTAACCAGGGTTTTACTTCGATTGGGATAATTATTAGCTGCGAGTGTAGCAAAAAAATAACTTTACTAGGTATAAGAAAATTTAGGAAAACTAAAAGCTTTTTTCCACTTCCTACTCCTATAGGACTTACGCAATCATTCTCTGAAACCTTTTTAACTACCCTTCTCCTTACGGAGACGCTAGGCGTAGCTTGCTTCACCGTAGGGGTACGGGAAGCCACTTCGTGTCTATGTGTCCTTATGTCTTGAAAAGTTTGTTACAAAGGGAAATCAACGCCACTTGCTACCCTTCGGGTTCCGCTTTAGCGTTACAAGTCGGTGGCACTTCCTACAAGTCGGGAAACCGCAAGGACGGAGTGCCTTGGGAACCCGTCCAACGCAGTAGCTCCTCCTGACAACTTTTCGCTATGTCTTTGTAGTTAGTTTTTAGATAATTTTGCGTAAGTCCTGCCTGTGTATGAGTGAGTATTTATAGTGATTTTGTAAGTATGGAATATATAGCAGGAGGCAGAAGGTAAAACTACTGCCATCAAGAGCATTCATACTTTTAAAATGTCCTAACCTATGTGGCTACGGCTATACTACTTTAGTCCCACTATTTAGCAAGACCGTGTTCTAAAGCAAAACGAACTAACTCGGTACGGCTATTTGTGCCGGTTTTACTAAATAAACGACTAACGTATTTTTCTACATTACGAACGCTGGTTTCCAAACGACGAGCAATTTCTTTATTCATCAACCCTTCAGCAACTAAGTTTAAAACGCTTTGTTCTCTAGGAGTCAAGTCAATTTTGAAAGGAGTTGGAGATTGAGCGATCGCACTTCTTTGGGTTAATAAAGTTTTAATTTGGGCAATTTGATTAGCTAGTTCCGCAATATCAAGAGTTTCGCCTTCTTCACCCGTAGCTTGAGGCTTGGCTGTGCGGCGAGTTAGTAAATTTTCTACTATTGCTACTAACTCATCTGGATCGAAGGGTTTGGGTAGATAAGCATCAACACCAGCCTGATAACCTTGGATGCGATCGCCTGTCATGCCTTTAGCTGTTAAAAACACTACTGGAAGTGATTGGAAACGAGGATCTTCTCGTAGTTGCTTCAGGAACTGATAGCCATCTACCTGAGGCATCATAATATCAGAAATCACTAAGTCGGGTGTATTTTGCTGCATCAAATCCCAACCTTCACGGGCGTTACTGGCAACTTGAACGCTGAAACCGCTTTCTTGTAAATAATCTTTCACGGCTTCCCGCAATCCTGGTTCATCATCTACCAGTAACAATTGTGCTGACATTGAAAGTTTCCTTGAGTTTACCTTTTTCCAATTTAGCGAAAGTTGACCAAATAATTACGAATTACGAATTACGAATTAGTAATTATTTCGTGTTATGGCTTCCACTAAATTTTTAATATTGTTATAGCCACTCAATCATCTTGGCATTTTCTGGTAGTTTAGCCTCTTGTTGCCCAGAATAACGCGCTCTGGCAGTAAACAGCCCAATAGGAGTATTTAAGATGTCTACAAGGGTGGCTTTACCTGCGATCGCCTTCACGCTATCTTTAGGTACTTCCTTCAATAACCAACGTCCCAAGCGATAGCCGCATTCCTTTAGGGTAATTTCTCGCATCAATTTTACGCCGTGCAACTCGTGTAAATAGCGATTTGAGCGTCCATAACGCTGCCATTGACTTTTTAGCTCTTTGAATGTGGTACGGTGACGGTGCTGTACGATCGCTTCTGGAGAAAATTCCCAACGCCCAACATTTTCTTGTAAAATCCGCCAACAGATATCTGCATCGCCGCCAGTGGTGAGATAGGGACGAAATAAACCCACTTTTTCTAAAGCAATGCGTCGAATGGCTAAATTAGCAGTTTGGCCATAGGGACAAAAGGAATGGCCAAGAGTGTGCTTTTGTGATAAAGTTTCTTGGCTATTGGCGTGTTGTTCTAAAAGAGTGTTACCCGGTAAGGCGACAATTTCACCTACAACAATAACCACATCTGGCTTGACAAAAGGCTGAATTAATGATTTCAACCATTGTGATTGCGGACGGCAATCGGCATCGGTAAAAGCAATAATTTCGCCAATAGCAGCGCGAATACCAGTATTACGAGCAGCATAAGAGCTTTGAATTTGGTTTTCGCTGAAAGAGCGAATTGTAATTGAGCTATTTTCGGCAGATATTTTCAGGTAGTTAAGAGTGCGATCGCTACTATTATTGTCTACAAGTAAGTACTCTACCCGGTCTTTGGGGTAAGTTTGAGACAAAAAACAATTAATTAACTCTGGTAAATCTGTTTCACCATTATAAATAGGAACAACCACCGAAACCATTGGCAAGAAGCTGTTGGCGGTGGTTGTATCGACTAGCTGATGACTCATAGAAGTATGCAGGATGAAGTGTGCAGGATGAAGGATAAAATTTTATCCTTACCCTACGGAAAGCTACATTTTGCAGCATCTACATCTTTTATACTTGTTTAAATCTAGATTTGGGAATGCTGATATAGTTAAAATTTCAAGTCGTTGGCGCGAGCGCTCATGGGTTGAGTGGGTAGTATGATTGGAGACTGGGCAAAGTTATTACCAGATAAAACTGCGATCGCGCGGGCATATTGCGGATCATTTTTAGTACCAAGTAAACTTGGGTTGGTCGCCAATTGACGCTCTTGGGCTTCTGTCAAATCTAGTTTGATATCTGGGGTAATTCCTTTATGGTTAATATCTGTTCCCTTGGGAGTATAGTAATGGGCAATGGTGACAGCCAAACCAGAACCATCTGACAGTTCGTGAACTGACTGTACTAATGCTTTGCCAAAGGTTTGACCACCAATGACTACAGCCCGCTTATTATCCTTGAGAGCCCC contains the following coding sequences:
- a CDS encoding NAD(P)H-quinone oxidoreductase subunit M, with translation MDNPMLLKSTTRHIRIFAAEIDRDGELIPSNQVLTLDVDPDNEFNWNEDALQKIYHKFDELVEASSGEDLTDYNLRRVGSDLEHYLRSLLQKGEISYNLSARVTNYSMGLPQVAVDENK
- a CDS encoding Npun_R1517 family heterocyst differentiation transcriptional regulator, yielding MNSKALPRQINNIEVGVYECEIHLKFRLIEEKSLLGDREQLLQVLLDALTEGSDDFLETLQASVKAQEVSEFKASPQMRRQMMRLRNAIDNSQ
- a CDS encoding response regulator transcription factor — translated: MSAQLLLVDDEPGLREAVKDYLQESGFSVQVASNAREGWDLMQQNTPDLVISDIMMPQVDGYQFLKQLREDPRFQSLPVVFLTAKGMTGDRIQGYQAGVDAYLPKPFDPDELVAIVENLLTRRTAKPQATGEEGETLDIAELANQIAQIKTLLTQRSAIAQSPTPFKIDLTPREQSVLNLVAEGLMNKEIARRLETSVRNVEKYVSRLFSKTGTNSRTELVRFALEHGLAK
- a CDS encoding glycosyltransferase is translated as MSHQLVDTTTANSFLPMVSVVVPIYNGETDLPELINCFLSQTYPKDRVEYLLVDNNSSDRTLNYLKISAENSSITIRSFSENQIQSSYAARNTGIRAAIGEIIAFTDADCRPQSQWLKSLIQPFVKPDVVIVVGEIVALPGNTLLEQHANSQETLSQKHTLGHSFCPYGQTANLAIRRIALEKVGLFRPYLTTGGDADICWRILQENVGRWEFSPEAIVQHRHRTTFKELKSQWQRYGRSNRYLHELHGVKLMREITLKECGYRLGRWLLKEVPKDSVKAIAGKATLVDILNTPIGLFTARARYSGQQEAKLPENAKMIEWL